Genomic DNA from Hordeum vulgare subsp. vulgare chromosome 2H, MorexV3_pseudomolecules_assembly, whole genome shotgun sequence:
AGGACGACGTGGGGAGGCTTATCGTTGCTCAGTTCCGCTGGCTTGATTTCCTTGTCGACGCCGACACCTTTGTCACCAAGCTTGTAGAGGTGCTCTCGGTAGCGCCACCCCGGCTCAAGAAGGAGATCATCGGGTCGATCCCGGAGATTGTCGGCGACCAGAGCCACGCTGCTGTGGTCTCCGCTCTGGAGAAGTTGCTGCAGGAGGACTCCCAAGTTGTGGTTGCTGTGCTCGACACTTTGTCAAACCTTAACCTCGATGCGCAGCTGCAGGAGCAGGTATTGTTGCAACGATTTTCTTTCTTCTTGTTTTGTGTATGATGATGAACATTGTGGCTTAACAGTTGTCTTGTTCTACGGGAATATTTTAAGGCGGTTACCGTTGCAATATCATGCATCCGGACGATTCATGCAGATCAGATGCCACACTTACTCAGGTTCTTGTTGCTGTCTGCCACACCAGTCAATGTTGGCAGGATTATATCGCAAATCCGCGAGCAACTGAAGTTTGTTGGTGTGGTGGATCCACGTGCTGCTCGGAGCAAGAAGCTGAAAGGGAAGGCATCAGCAACTAGCACTGATGGGGCAGTCCTTGATGCCTTGAGATCAGGCCTCCGGTTTAAGAATGTAGGTTATCTTAATCTACACCGTATCTTCAAATGCAGCACTACAAGTTGGGGTTTCAACTGGAATTTGCTTTGTTATTGATGCAGATGCTTTGTGAGGCCTTCTTAAAGGAGTTGAAATTAGTTGACCATGCAAGGGATCACAAAGTGATTGATGTTTGGCTCATCATGCTCATATATGCCAATGGGGGTGCCCTGCAGAAAAGTGCTAAGAAAATACTGAAGTCCAAGATCTTACAAGGATATATCCGGGAGACATTGTTTCACCAATGCATTCATGGAAATACTGAATTAGTAAAGGTCAGTTCTTCGGTATCTCGTAATGACTGTGAAGTGACCATGTATGTTTGCCTTACCATGCTGACTGAGACATAAAAACTTGCACTAGGACCATTTTATGTCATATCTCTCAGTGAGTGATTACCTCTTGGCTTGCAAGGAAGACAAGGCTAGAGGATTTGCTACCTATTTGTTCACGGCTTTGTTTGAAGAATTCAGTGATACTTTCTCCAGGCAAGAGGTACCTCTTTGTTGCCAACACTTGTGTTTGCTGTCGTCAATGTAGTGAAAATCAAGAACTTACTAACGTAGGCAAATTGAGTTAATATGCACTgttgatttttgaaaaaaaaaccatTTCCCTATAATTCAGGATTTCAGGTAGGCTGTTTTCCGAATTTTGCTGCATATCACATATATTTACATTTTTTGGGTGAAATAAAACTTGATCAACTGCTCTATTGAATTCCTATGCATAAGTCCAGCTAATGAATATAAATCTTGGAAGGGCTGTTTAGAAATTCTGATTCTGATACTGCTACCTATTTTGTATAGTTTTGCTGTTTTCAATCAGCTGGCTTGCATTTGAGAACTACTACTTAACTAATTCATGAAGTAATCTGTGCAATTGTCGTCGTAGTTGCCATAGCATCACTGTTGTGCCAACGAAACATCTGAGTGATAAGGTTGTGTGGTGTCACTCATCAGATTAGCTGCAGTAGTACCATTTGAGGTGATGATGGGGCAGCTATTGGCTTGTAGCTGGAATTTTCTATGTTTATCTGAAAACTATAAGGCTTAGGCAGACTATCATCCTTCTGTTGGGAGATCCATCCAATTAAACTTTCTTGGCGCATATACCAGTTTCTCTTATGTTTCATACCCAGTTTTCTGTCCTTTGTATATTTTATCTGTTCTTTGTGTGGTAATGCCCTACCATTTTGTGCAGCTCGTAGGCTCATTGATAACTCATATAGGTTCTGGGGTCAGCTATGAAGTTTCTTCTGCTTTGGATATTATgatttctttgacatccaacaacTCTGAGGAACTCATCcctatagcttcacatataactggTATTGTTATTTGTCAAGTCTTATGTATTTAGTGCTTGCTACCGAGGAATAATTTGAATTACATTGACTTTTACTACATAGGTATTTTAGATTATCTGGAGAGTTTTCATGAAGATAATCTTCGAAAGGTTTGtgaaatattttttaatttgtttctcCTATTTTTTCCCATCATAAACATCAGTTATGAAAAAAGTAGGTTTACGAGATATTCTGTCAATTGGCACTGGCTGCTGGCTTCAATACTAGTTCAGGTGGCTCTTCTGTTGCTAATGAACTTCTTATGGTAGTGAGAAAGCAGGTATGATTGCATTTATGACTAGGGTATCACTTCCATTTATCTTTCATCCAAGAAGGCTTTTTAGGGTTTATGGTTTTCAATTATTTTTTCCGTGTCTGCTTGCACTTTGTAGGTTAGCAATCCAGATATGAAGTATAAGAGAATGGGAATAATTGGGGCTTTAAGGATAGTTTCAACTATTGCAGATGCAAATGCTGCTGTGAACTGCTCATCATCTCAGGTTTGCTTGATCATGATGAAATTCAAGATAAATGTTGCTTTCGTGTTAAAACAACCATGCCGAATGATTCTATCATTTTCTGACCTCTTGGGTATATAAAAATGCATTACATCTGTATATGAATGCTAGCATTTACAGGAGCATCTGTAACATCGCCTATTTATCTTTAAAATTAGCCAAAAACTTGTAATGTCCTGTGCTGGTTCATTCGAAAGTGATACTTATACGCTATGAATCATAGCATTTCAGACAATTAAGAATTTCCTACTAATAATTAAAGAAACACTCTGTTAGTTGGATGCTTAAAAAATAACATGAGCAGTGGACAAAGTAGTACCGTGGTTTTATACAAGTGAAGCAAGCCTCAGCATTAAGAACACACACCTAAATTGTATACCTAACCTGGTGCTGGATTCCCTTTTTGTCTCAAGCTGTGCTTCTTGCATCTAAAATATCTGAGATCACGGCAGCTACCTTTTCTGTGTTCATGAAATACTGGTGTTGCTTTGTTAGTTGTAAATTTATTTTATCTGGCAGCAACCAAATTGCGAGGAGGCCCTGGGACTGCTAAATATGACTGTTAACTCCTGCAAATTTGTGACGTTGCCCTTAATTCTTCTCTACGATGAATTATCTGCTTTATTTGAGAGCAGTGTTCTTCATTCTGCAATTATTGAGTGGTAAGCATAAAATGGTTGCTACTGCATGTGGAAAAAAGGAGATGATCCATGTTTCTTCATGTAAGATAGCTCATGTCACTAACTAGCCTTTTCAGGGTTGTAGAACATGTTGCAGAATTTGATACCCTTTTTCTTGCTGATCTTGAGGATGGCCAGCTATCAGAAAAATATCTCTGTGAGAGCATTGAAGGTTAGCAAAATGCTTTGACAGTTACTGCCTAGCCATGGATTTGTACATTTCTACTTGACATATGATGAAAGTACAAGTGTAATTGGCAACACATTGGTTTCAGGGGAATTATGGATGAACTTGGATGGAAATATCTCCCCAGTATGCGTAAACATTTTGCCACTAGTGTCCACCTCGCAACAAAGGTACAATTCTAGCTGTTAAGTCCTTAATGGTCATTATTTCGTTGGTTACTAACTAGTCTGAATATGACCTATATTGGTCTACTTTAATACTGTTACGTATGCTCATACCAGGTCTCaagcctgcttgcagatacttcctTCCCAATTTTCACTTCTAACTACCGTAAGTGCCATAGCCTTGTAATCCAGCATGTCTTAATGGTCAAACTAATTTTCTTGTTTATATCGAAGATTGAACGTTCAGGAAATGAAGGCTCACTTGGTGGAATAAATGCACTCCTTGGCTGTCCTTTGCATCTTCCTTCTACCAAGGTTATACCACTCAGTCTGCTCTCTagaaacttgaagcaatacccgtAACTTGTTAATTATGCAGGAACACCATTCTTTCAAGTCTTAGTTTTGTTGCATTATATATCTCATTAAATATTATTCTGCAACCTGCCTTTGCCCAACCAGAACACACACAGAATGATGCCAGAGATAAATTGCAAGTTTCTCTTGAACTGGCCTACATGTAATCAACAATACTATAATAGTTTCTCATAATAAATGGTAAATCACAAATTCCGGGTTCATATAATCAATTTCCACCATTCATATAAAAAATATCAATCTGCAGATATCAAGGGTTTAAAGTTGTTTTGAAAAGCATAACAATTGCAAATATATTACTCTTATATCATTAGTGCAAATGTGTCTCTACTTCTGTAATATAGATAACTTCCAAAATTATTTTTTATACTATCAGAGAGATGTCCTTTGGTGACTGAAAAGTAAttaatcttggtttggatttgagAACCGACAGAACCTGGATGAATCTAGATGGGGACTCTTGTCAGAACTGGAGAAAAAAACAGTGTGTCACTCACTGTACTTTGCGATAAACTGGATTAGGGAATTGGTATGTTTTGAATCTTCTCGTTTTACTGACTGAACGCTTGAAATTATATGATATCTGAAACTGGTGGCATCATTGGCAGCTTAATGCTTTCAGCACACAAGTTGCGGTCAGAGTTGATAATGTGTCACATAGAGTAAGGGATGAGACTGCAGTTAAACTTTTGAAGCGTCTGAGAAATCTAATGTGAGTGTATTGCTTGAACAGTGATGAGAGTACCATATTACACTTGGATAGATACTGCATGCTACTTGTACTGTATTCATCATCATTTATCAAATAACCAACCTTTCACCAAGTACTATTAATGGGGGATTGGATGGTGAATTTTTGTACTCTTTCAATAAAAATTCTGATTCAAGCATGTCAGGTGTGTTTTTTCATCTTTGCTAGGTAAAAAATATGGTAAGTGTGAACTGAAACATTTTATTACAGTTTACTATCTCTGAATCTTGTCATGAGCTGCTTGCATTagatgttagagagcttaataacGAAAAAGGAACATATGTATGAGTTAAGATATGTCTAGGATTTTCATGTCTAATGCACCCTTCATAATATTATGACATGATTGCCAAATGCACCTGActtcttttgttttaaaaaatTGCAGATTACTCGAGATTTTGTTAAACACCCTTCTTAAAATTTATCCTCTATCTCTACCTGAGCTGCGATATCTTGGGAAttattctgggtcaactagcaccGGCAAGTTCAACATtgggaagaaaatggaggaagacaacaTGGAGGGCCCATCTTCCAACAAAAGACAAAAGGGCTGCAAGGACAAAGCAGCTTCAGATAAATTGAATTCTGATGAGAAGCTCAAGCAATCTACGATAGTGGATGCTTTCAAAAGAGCAGGTGTAACGATCACCCAAGAAACAAAGAAAGCTTCTTCACGACCATTGCCAAGTGGAATGACGTCGAAGGATGTTGAAAGCGATGCTAATAATCTTGGTGAGCTTGGGCATATAGATTTGATGGCAGCACCAGTTCAGCTGGATATGCAAAGATTTAAATTCAGAACACTCCATGTGACTTGTTTATCCTTATTAAAGTATTCAGAGGTATGCATTCGTCCAGTTTGACTTAATTCTTTGAttctttcaaag
This window encodes:
- the LOC123426228 gene encoding Fanconi anemia group D2 protein isoform X3 yields the protein MSLCSGGAGTVVKKSGARKLVDPVISDGGGFPNSPLLRFLLLGFYLWRETFIPPNPPKIPKKMVFLQRSNARKRPPPAPTAPGPPPPPPPPPSATSSAPTPAEPSVVDAAAALLADAGCTLLVPPHLPPSLPSAPTFVPRLTRALAADPAADLPACLLVGLAAFAEYPARLRQLLLPTSPRSQSLAQVLLSVPALQPGLLGLLLDKLPEHFDDDALDGVSLQDDVGRLIVAQFRWLDFLVDADTFVTKLVEVLSVAPPRLKKEIIGSIPEIVGDQSHAAVVSALEKLLQEDSQVVVAVLDTLSNLNLDAQLQEQAVTVAISCIRTIHADQMPHLLRFLLLSATPVNVGRIISQIREQLKFVGVVDPRAARSKKLKGKASATSTDGAVLDALRSGLRFKNMLCEAFLKELKLVDHARDHKVIDVWLIMLIYANGGALQKSAKKILKSKILQGYIRETLFHQCIHGNTELVKDHFMSYLSVSDYLLACKEDKARGFATYLFTALFEEFSDTFSRQELVGSLITHIGSGVSYEVSSALDIMISLTSNNSEELIPIASHITGILDYLESFHEDNLRKVYEIFCQLALAAGFNTSSGGSSVANELLMVVRKQVSNPDMKYKRMGIIGALRIVSTIADANAAVNCSSSQQPNCEEALGLLNMTVNSCKFVTLPLILLYDELSALFESSVLHSAIIEWVVEHVAEFDTLFLADLEDGQLSEKYLCESIEGELWMNLDGNISPVCVNILPLVSTSQQRSQACLQILPSQFSLLTTIERSGNEGSLGGINALLGCPLHLPSTKNLDESRWGLLSELEKKTVCHSLYFAINWIRELLNAFSTQVAVRVDNVSHRVRDETAVKLLKRLRNLILLEILLNTLLKIYPLSLPELRYLGNYSGSTSTGKFNIGKKMEEDNMEGPSSNKRQKGCKDKAASDKLNSDEKLKQSTIVDAFKRAGVTITQETKKASSRPLPSGMTSKDVESDANNLGELGHIDLMAAPVQLDMQRFKFRTLHVTCLSLLKYSEFQDSTYPYHESELPLYLYLLRDLNNKLDHVNPSSKPFFNNSQAKSTRAHCQKSAEDLLSKIQPLFSSLRKHLDGSVSMMKDRSDRSPDNWSSHSDSAGNPHIPYVIVSKSSIATSLFKEVLSCYRKLLQLLGTPDLLNQANMSALKELLQTFQPTENFDDDLSEFRPPLVPSNVDYLYCGALKMFEAIMDAVCLFSHILASDVLITMQSILNSIIVLLEKSGESNGKNMHVGCSKEVIPFVKKHLGLSAHKLLTSDFPNEDTENGWQSKGDLIPRILQIYLRNSESTSVLLDELARSVLPQVTPLKSRSTAQELTHGFPTLCSSTFHSWYRVLHEENIGNLNKMIKQALKTRSQSGVAVENVVDEILKSVNVFVSLTNTCKIHEKVAMHAMAVKYGGRFIDAFLKAFNFLETQFGQHGDNIVHMIKEVQKATRTIQTICAEAKGYKRTMITSKIPATKRSMERFLFQVKALLEHCSNVERCWIGNLKHKDLHGHVVSSQVYGNVDDKSNDVEQEEMETDPETPAEENDKMVDDDVTENEATPLED
- the LOC123426228 gene encoding Fanconi anemia group D2 protein homolog isoform X8 translates to MPHLLRFLLLSATPVNVGRIISQIREQLKFVGVVDPRAARSKKLKGKASATSTDGAVLDALRSGLRFKNMLCEAFLKELKLVDHARDHKVIDVWLIMLIYANGGALQKSAKKILKSKILQGYIRETLFHQCIHGNTELVKDHFMSYLSVSDYLLACKEDKARGFATYLFTALFEEFSDTFSRQELVGSLITHIGSGVSYEVSSALDIMISLTSNNSEELIPIASHITGILDYLESFHEDNLRKVYEIFCQLALAAGFNTSSGGSSVANELLMVVRKQVSNPDMKYKRMGIIGALRIVSTIADANAAVNCSSSQQPNCEEALGLLNMTVNSCKFVTLPLILLYDELSALFESSVLHSAIIECLFRVVEHVAEFDTLFLADLEDGQLSEKYLCESIEGELWMNLDGNISPVCVNILPLVSTSQQRSQACLQILPSQFSLLTTIERSGNEGSLGGINALLGCPLHLPSTKNLDESRWGLLSELEKKTVCHSLYFAINWIRELLNAFSTQVAVRVDNVSHRVRDETAVKLLKRLRNLILLEILLNTLLKIYPLSLPELRYLGNYSGSTSTGKFNIGKKMEEDNMEGPSSNKRQKGCKDKAASDKLNSDEKLKQSTIVDAFKRAGVTITQETKKASSRPLPSGMTSKDVESDANNLGELGHIDLMAAPVQLDMQRFKFRTLHVTCLSLLKYSEFQDSTYPYHESELPLYLYLLRDLNNKLDHVNPSSKPFFNNSQAKSTRAHCQKSAEDLLSKIQPLFSSLRKHLDGSVSMMKDRSDRSPDNWSSHSDSAGNPHIPYVIVSKSSIATSLFKEVLSCYRKLLQLLGTPDLLNQANMSALKELLQTFQPTENFDDDLSEFRPPLVPSNVDYLYCGALKMFEAIMDAVCLFSHILASDVLITMQSILNSIIVLLEKSGESNGKNMHVGCSKEVIPFVKKHLGLSAHKLLTSDFPNEDTENGWQSKGDLIPRILQIYLRNSESTSVLLDELARSVLPQVTPLKSRSTAQELTHGFPTLCSSTFHSWYRVLHEENIGNLNKMIKQALKTRSQSGVAVENVVDEILKSVNVFVSLTNTCKIHEKVAMHAMAVKYGGRFIDAFLKAFNFLETQFGQHGDNIVHMIKEVQKATRTIQTICAEAKGYKRTMITSKIPATKRSMERFLFQVKALLEHCSNVERCWIGNLKHKDLHGHVVSSQVYGNVDDKSNDVEQEEMETDPETPAEENDKMVDDDVTENEATPLED